One genomic window of Microbacterium sp. BH-3-3-3 includes the following:
- a CDS encoding aminotransferase: MTTDTTAVFDYFSQVDLPTPTLSDDEVCRLFADVFGVEIDVHALGSQQDQNFRVFPRGESDPLGVLKLSNPVFSAAEIDMQDAAAALVAERSPHVRIPRIVEGPRGVMSAWWESSQGRIHARVIENISGRTLNGSGYLSPTVVAALGALSGAVSLSLADFTHPASGRVLQWDLRHAGRVIDTLLPLEPDTEVRGVVQRAADAARAALAPVADALPVQAGHFDVTDDNVLRADGAAVPDAVIDFGDVCTSWRVGEIATTVSSVLHHDGASPESALPAVRAFDALRDLTDDEITALWPLVILRGAVLVLSGRAQVRLDDENAYATDGLDREFRILVQAASVPLPVITAATRAGLGRPALDARGWTGRTLLPFASPRGELDATTESPLNDAGAWLDPSALDAAALDALDAGAAMVTVPAGRAQLTGTVAPLPSTTATIPTGVTLWLAEPTPLAPGEITVDGDTLTWTSGDETVIVSGMPEGSASGILPARTRLVVRRAADGAVPPARVSPALAAAWRNVAGDPGEALGIPTAIPADDDVLVRRHEVLAEVQEHYYSAPPRIERGWREHLIDVDGRVYLDMVNNVASVGHAHPHVVEAGSRQMRLLNTNSRFHYRAITDYADRLAATLPDGFDTVFLVNSGSEATDLALRLAMAATGRPDIVAMREAYHGWTYASDAVSTSVADNPFALDTRPAWVHTVDAANSYRGRHRGTDAENYAPEAVAVIDELAASGRAPAGFIAETYFGNAGGVALPEGYLTDVYTAIRRHGGLAIADEVQVGFGRLGEWFWGFQQQGAVPDIIAVAKSIGGGHPLGAVITRREIADRYRTQGYFFSSTGGSPVSSAIGLAVLDVIEREGLQENARVVGAHLKGRLEELAQTHPIIGTVHGSGLYLGVEFVRDRETLEPASAETAAICDRLLELGVIMQPTGDFQNVLKIKPPLVITRASVDVFVDALDRVLTTGF, encoded by the coding sequence ATGACCACCGACACGACCGCCGTCTTCGACTACTTCTCGCAGGTCGATCTGCCCACGCCCACGCTGTCCGACGACGAGGTGTGCCGTCTGTTCGCCGACGTCTTCGGCGTCGAGATCGACGTGCACGCCCTCGGCAGCCAGCAGGATCAGAACTTCCGCGTGTTCCCACGGGGCGAGAGCGATCCGCTGGGCGTGCTGAAGCTCAGCAACCCCGTCTTCAGCGCGGCCGAGATCGACATGCAGGACGCCGCGGCCGCCCTCGTAGCCGAGCGCAGCCCGCACGTGCGCATCCCCCGCATCGTCGAGGGTCCGCGCGGCGTCATGTCCGCCTGGTGGGAGTCGTCGCAGGGCCGCATCCACGCCCGCGTGATCGAGAACATCTCGGGCCGTACCCTGAACGGCTCCGGGTACCTCTCCCCCACCGTCGTCGCGGCGCTGGGCGCGCTCTCGGGCGCCGTGAGCCTCTCGCTCGCCGACTTCACCCACCCCGCCAGCGGCCGGGTGCTGCAGTGGGACCTGCGGCACGCCGGTCGCGTCATCGACACGCTGCTCCCCCTCGAACCCGACACCGAGGTGCGGGGCGTCGTGCAGCGGGCCGCCGACGCCGCCCGTGCGGCGCTGGCCCCGGTGGCCGACGCCCTGCCGGTGCAGGCCGGGCACTTCGACGTCACCGACGACAACGTGCTGCGCGCCGACGGCGCGGCCGTGCCCGACGCGGTCATCGACTTCGGCGACGTGTGCACGTCGTGGCGCGTGGGCGAGATCGCGACGACCGTGTCGTCGGTGCTGCACCACGACGGCGCCTCCCCCGAGTCGGCGCTCCCCGCCGTCCGCGCGTTCGACGCGCTGCGCGATCTCACCGACGACGAGATCACCGCGCTCTGGCCGCTCGTCATCCTGCGCGGCGCCGTGCTCGTGCTCAGCGGCCGCGCCCAGGTGCGCCTCGACGACGAGAACGCCTACGCCACCGACGGACTCGACCGCGAGTTCCGCATCCTCGTGCAGGCGGCATCGGTCCCCCTCCCGGTGATCACCGCCGCGACGCGCGCCGGCCTAGGGCGCCCCGCGCTCGACGCGCGCGGCTGGACGGGGCGGACCCTGCTGCCCTTCGCCTCGCCGCGGGGGGAACTCGACGCCACGACCGAATCGCCCCTGAACGACGCGGGAGCCTGGCTCGATCCGTCGGCGCTGGATGCCGCGGCCCTCGACGCCCTCGACGCCGGTGCCGCGATGGTCACCGTGCCCGCCGGGCGCGCTCAGCTCACCGGCACCGTCGCCCCCCTGCCGTCGACGACGGCGACCATCCCGACGGGCGTCACGCTCTGGCTCGCCGAGCCGACCCCGCTCGCCCCCGGTGAGATCACCGTCGACGGCGACACCCTCACCTGGACCTCGGGCGACGAGACGGTGATCGTCAGCGGCATGCCCGAGGGCTCGGCATCCGGGATCCTGCCCGCGCGCACCCGCCTCGTCGTCCGGCGTGCAGCCGACGGCGCCGTGCCGCCCGCGCGCGTCTCGCCCGCCCTCGCCGCGGCATGGCGGAACGTCGCCGGCGACCCCGGCGAGGCCCTCGGCATCCCCACCGCGATCCCGGCCGACGACGACGTGCTCGTTCGACGGCACGAAGTGCTCGCCGAGGTGCAGGAGCACTACTACTCCGCTCCCCCGCGCATCGAGCGCGGCTGGCGCGAACACCTCATCGACGTCGACGGACGCGTGTACCTCGACATGGTGAACAACGTCGCGTCGGTGGGCCACGCCCACCCGCACGTCGTCGAAGCGGGCTCGCGGCAGATGCGCCTGCTCAACACCAACTCGCGCTTCCACTACCGCGCGATCACCGACTACGCCGACCGCCTGGCGGCGACGCTGCCCGACGGCTTCGACACGGTGTTCCTCGTCAACTCCGGCTCCGAGGCCACCGACCTCGCCCTCCGCCTCGCGATGGCGGCGACCGGCCGCCCCGACATCGTCGCGATGCGCGAGGCGTACCACGGCTGGACCTACGCCAGCGATGCCGTGTCGACCTCGGTCGCCGACAACCCCTTCGCCCTCGACACGCGCCCCGCGTGGGTGCACACCGTCGACGCGGCCAACTCGTACCGCGGCCGCCACCGGGGGACGGATGCCGAGAACTACGCCCCCGAGGCCGTCGCCGTCATCGACGAGCTCGCGGCATCCGGTCGCGCGCCCGCGGGATTCATCGCCGAGACGTACTTCGGCAACGCCGGCGGAGTGGCCCTGCCCGAGGGGTACCTCACCGACGTCTACACCGCGATCCGTCGCCACGGCGGCCTCGCGATCGCCGACGAGGTGCAGGTGGGCTTCGGCCGCCTGGGCGAGTGGTTCTGGGGCTTCCAGCAGCAGGGCGCCGTGCCCGACATCATCGCGGTGGCGAAGTCGATCGGCGGCGGGCACCCGCTCGGGGCGGTCATCACGCGCCGCGAGATCGCCGACCGCTACCGCACGCAGGGGTACTTCTTCTCGTCCACCGGCGGCTCCCCCGTCTCGTCGGCGATCGGCCTGGCCGTGCTCGACGTCATCGAGCGGGAAGGCCTGCAAGAGAACGCGCGCGTCGTCGGCGCACACCTCAAGGGCCGTCTCGAAGAACTCGCGCAGACGCACCCGATCATCGGCACCGTGCACGGCTCGGGGCTGTACCTGGGCGTGGAGTTCGTGCGGGACCGCGAGACCCTCGAGCCCGCCTCGGCCGAAACCGCCGCCATCTGCGATCGCCTGCTCGAGCTCGGCGTCATCATGCAGCCCACCGGCGACTTCCAGAACGTCCTCAAGATCAAGCCGCCGCTGGTCATCACGCGCGCCTCGGTCGACGTCTTCGTCGACGCCCTGGATCGCGTGCTGACCACCGGTTTCTGA
- a CDS encoding agmatine/peptidylarginine deiminase, with protein MWRMPAESAPHERTWMAFPREGITLGEGAETREEGYRAWTDVAHAVAEFEPVSMVVDPTEMARARRMLDSSIEIVEAPLDEFWMRDIGPTFVVDPDRPGVLGAVDWIFNGWGAPDWAEWQTSAGIARVVAEHLNAERIDSLLVAEGGGLHVDGTGTVLLTETVQLDPRRNPHADRARVEAEMARTLGATEAIWLSRGLTRDYDDLGTNGHVDIVATFASPEHVLLHEQTDAAHPDFEVSRLIRAELETAFARLGRTVAITGVPAPTTLRDDHGWVDWSYINHLVTNDGVVLCGFGDEAADARASEIMADAYPGRRVVTVDARAIFARGGGIHCITQQQPRVG; from the coding sequence ATGTGGCGCATGCCCGCAGAATCCGCCCCGCACGAGCGCACGTGGATGGCGTTCCCCCGCGAGGGCATCACGCTCGGCGAGGGCGCCGAGACGCGCGAAGAGGGCTACCGCGCCTGGACCGACGTCGCCCACGCCGTCGCCGAGTTCGAACCGGTGAGCATGGTCGTCGACCCCACCGAGATGGCCCGCGCCCGCCGCATGCTCGACTCGTCGATCGAGATCGTCGAGGCCCCGCTCGACGAATTCTGGATGCGCGACATCGGACCGACGTTCGTCGTCGACCCCGACCGCCCGGGGGTCCTCGGCGCCGTCGACTGGATCTTCAACGGGTGGGGCGCCCCCGACTGGGCCGAGTGGCAGACCTCGGCCGGCATCGCCCGCGTCGTCGCCGAGCATCTGAACGCCGAACGGATCGACTCGCTGCTCGTGGCCGAGGGCGGCGGACTGCACGTCGACGGCACCGGCACCGTGCTGCTCACCGAGACCGTGCAGCTCGACCCCCGCCGCAACCCCCACGCCGACCGCGCCCGCGTCGAGGCCGAGATGGCCCGCACCCTCGGAGCGACCGAGGCCATCTGGCTCTCGCGCGGCCTCACCCGCGACTACGACGACCTGGGCACCAACGGCCACGTCGACATCGTCGCCACGTTCGCCTCGCCCGAGCACGTGCTGCTGCACGAGCAGACCGATGCCGCGCACCCCGACTTCGAGGTCTCACGCCTCATCCGCGCCGAGCTCGAGACCGCCTTCGCGCGACTCGGGCGCACGGTCGCGATCACCGGAGTGCCCGCGCCGACGACGCTGCGCGACGACCACGGGTGGGTCGACTGGAGCTACATCAACCACCTCGTCACCAACGACGGCGTCGTGCTGTGCGGCTTCGGCGACGAGGCGGCCGACGCACGTGCCAGCGAGATCATGGCCGACGCGTACCCGGGACGGCGGGTGGTCACGGTCGACGCGCGTGCGATCTTCGCCCGCGGCGGCGGCATCCACTGCATCACCCAGCAGCAGCCGCGGGTGGGCTGA
- a CDS encoding L-lactate dehydrogenase, which produces MSVIENSKLTVVGAGSVGASVAYAALIRGSARHVALYDIATEKVEAEVLDLAHGTQFTGTSDITGGSDVSVAEGSHVVVITAGAKQNPGQTRTELAATNAGIIREMMPKLLEVAPNAVYVIVTNPCDVLTVLAQQATGLPTRRIFASGTVLDTSRLRWQLAQRAGVSTASVHAWIVGEHGDTEFPLWSTATIGSVPITEFELPGGGRFTTEELDAIAVDVRDAAYKVIKGKGATNYAIGLSSARIVEAILRDEHAILPVSTVLQDFHGIDGMALSVPSIVSARGAVPLAGTPFSDAELGLLRRSADALTTVAESLRD; this is translated from the coding sequence ATGAGCGTGATCGAGAACTCCAAGCTGACGGTCGTGGGCGCGGGAAGTGTGGGGGCGAGCGTGGCGTACGCGGCCCTCATCCGCGGATCGGCGCGGCACGTCGCGCTCTACGACATCGCCACCGAGAAGGTCGAGGCCGAGGTGCTCGACCTCGCCCACGGCACGCAGTTCACCGGCACCAGCGACATCACCGGCGGCAGCGACGTGTCGGTGGCCGAGGGGTCGCACGTCGTCGTCATCACGGCCGGCGCGAAGCAGAATCCGGGTCAGACCCGCACCGAGCTCGCCGCCACGAACGCCGGGATCATCCGCGAGATGATGCCGAAGCTGCTCGAGGTCGCACCGAACGCCGTCTACGTCATCGTCACGAACCCCTGCGACGTGCTCACGGTGCTCGCGCAGCAGGCGACCGGCCTGCCGACGCGACGCATCTTCGCCTCGGGCACGGTGCTCGACACCTCGCGTCTGCGGTGGCAGCTCGCCCAGCGGGCGGGGGTCAGCACCGCGAGCGTGCACGCGTGGATCGTCGGCGAGCACGGCGACACCGAGTTCCCGTTGTGGTCGACCGCCACGATCGGATCCGTCCCCATCACCGAGTTCGAGCTGCCCGGAGGGGGCCGCTTCACCACGGAAGAGTTGGATGCCATCGCCGTCGACGTCCGCGATGCCGCGTACAAGGTCATCAAGGGCAAGGGGGCGACGAACTACGCGATCGGCTTGTCGAGCGCGCGCATCGTCGAGGCGATCCTGCGCGACGAGCACGCCATCCTCCCCGTGAGCACCGTGCTGCAGGACTTCCACGGCATCGACGGCATGGCCCTGTCGGTGCCGTCGATCGTCTCGGCCCGCGGCGCGGTGCCCCTCGCCGGCACGCCGTTCTCCGACGCCGAGCTCGGGCTTCTGCGCCGCTCGGCCGACGCGTTGACGACGGTGGCGGAGTCGCTGCGCGACTGA
- the radA gene encoding DNA repair protein RadA — translation MASRRPAAAPAPYRCTECGWTTVKWVGRCGECQSWGTVVEAAEQTGIVRSIAPVAPGAARMARRITEIDTQDAPRRTSGVGEFDRVLGGGIVPGAAILLSGEPGVGKSTLLLEVAAQSARAGRRVLYASGEESAAQVRLRAERTGALHEELFLAAETDLATILGHIDQVEPGLLIVDSVQTVSSSHSDGAAGQPAQVREVASALIRVAKERGLPIILVGHVTKDGSIAGPRILEHLVDVVCHFEGDRQTSLRFVRALKNRFGPTDEVGCFDMTGTGISEVSDPSALFLGHGEPEPGTCVTIAMEGRRALPVEIQALAVRQTAPNPRRIVNGVDSSRVAMVLAVLESRMGLTLSDRDVYVSTVGGVRLVEPAADLAIAIAVANAVKNRKVSKRLAAIGELTLTGEIRNVTQAAQRASEAKRLGYHTVLDASSRKLAQALNELQVRGMPRDDSEPGF, via the coding sequence ATGGCATCCCGACGTCCCGCTGCAGCCCCCGCTCCATACCGCTGCACCGAGTGCGGGTGGACGACGGTCAAGTGGGTCGGCCGGTGCGGGGAGTGCCAGTCGTGGGGCACCGTGGTCGAGGCCGCCGAGCAGACGGGCATCGTCCGATCGATCGCTCCGGTCGCTCCGGGCGCGGCCCGGATGGCGCGGCGCATCACCGAGATCGACACGCAAGACGCCCCCCGGCGCACCAGCGGCGTCGGCGAGTTCGACCGCGTTCTGGGCGGCGGCATCGTTCCGGGTGCGGCGATCCTGCTCAGCGGAGAACCCGGCGTCGGTAAGTCGACGCTGCTGCTCGAGGTCGCCGCGCAAAGCGCCCGCGCGGGGCGCCGCGTGCTCTACGCCAGCGGTGAAGAATCCGCCGCCCAGGTGCGCCTGCGCGCCGAGCGCACCGGCGCGCTCCACGAAGAGCTGTTCCTCGCCGCCGAGACCGACCTGGCCACGATCCTCGGGCACATCGACCAAGTCGAGCCCGGCCTGCTCATCGTCGACTCGGTTCAGACGGTGTCCTCCTCACACAGCGACGGCGCCGCGGGTCAGCCGGCGCAGGTGCGCGAGGTCGCGTCGGCGCTCATCCGTGTCGCGAAAGAACGCGGGCTGCCCATCATCCTCGTCGGCCACGTCACCAAAGACGGCTCGATCGCCGGACCCCGCATCCTCGAGCACCTCGTCGACGTGGTCTGTCACTTCGAGGGCGACCGACAGACGTCGCTGCGCTTCGTGCGCGCGCTCAAGAACCGCTTCGGCCCCACCGACGAGGTCGGCTGCTTCGACATGACCGGCACCGGCATCTCCGAGGTGTCCGACCCGAGCGCCCTGTTCCTCGGGCACGGCGAACCCGAGCCGGGCACGTGCGTCACCATCGCGATGGAGGGCCGCCGCGCCCTGCCCGTCGAGATCCAGGCACTCGCCGTGCGCCAGACGGCACCCAACCCGCGGCGCATCGTGAACGGCGTCGACTCGTCACGCGTGGCGATGGTGCTCGCCGTGCTCGAGAGCCGCATGGGCCTCACCCTGTCCGACCGCGACGTGTATGTCTCGACCGTCGGCGGGGTGCGCCTGGTCGAGCCCGCGGCCGACCTCGCCATCGCCATCGCGGTGGCCAACGCCGTGAAGAACCGCAAGGTGTCGAAGCGCCTCGCCGCGATCGGCGAGTTGACTCTCACCGGCGAGATCCGCAACGTCACGCAGGCCGCGCAACGGGCGTCCGAAGCCAAGCGCCTGGGCTATCACACGGTGCTCGACGCCTCGTCGCGCAAGCTCGCGCAGGCGCTCAACGAACTGCAGGTGCGCGGCATGCCGCGCGACGACAGCGAACCGGGGTTCTGA
- a CDS encoding FadR/GntR family transcriptional regulator, producing the protein MTDAPLDDLRRAVYRPVRSGNALEDTTARIVQTVRLGLVAPGESLPAERELAALYGVSRDTVREAIRELADAGWLETRRGRYGGTFVIDPVPRPSEPAVVAPTELADVISLRGVLETGAAWAAAGRALSADERDVLWARHEAAATASGADYRRLDTLLHLTIAEFAGIPSLVPLVADNRARVNAWLDTFPLLPRNIDHSTSQHAAIVSAILAGRPDAAHAAMRDHLAGSEALLRGFLA; encoded by the coding sequence GTGACAGACGCGCCGCTCGACGACCTGCGCCGAGCCGTGTACCGGCCGGTGCGCAGCGGCAACGCGCTCGAAGACACCACGGCGCGCATCGTGCAGACCGTTCGTCTCGGCCTGGTCGCTCCCGGGGAGTCCCTCCCGGCGGAGCGCGAGCTCGCCGCGCTGTACGGCGTGAGTCGCGACACCGTGCGCGAGGCGATCCGCGAGCTGGCCGACGCCGGGTGGCTCGAGACGCGGCGCGGACGCTACGGCGGCACGTTCGTGATCGACCCCGTGCCGCGTCCGTCGGAGCCCGCGGTGGTGGCGCCGACCGAGCTCGCCGACGTGATCTCGCTGCGCGGCGTGCTCGAGACCGGGGCGGCGTGGGCCGCCGCGGGCCGCGCGCTGTCGGCCGACGAGCGCGATGTGCTCTGGGCTCGGCACGAGGCGGCGGCCACGGCCTCCGGCGCGGACTACCGGCGCCTGGACACGCTGCTGCACCTGACGATCGCGGAGTTCGCCGGCATCCCCTCACTCGTGCCCCTCGTCGCCGACAACCGGGCGCGCGTGAACGCCTGGCTCGACACGTTCCCCCTGCTGCCGCGCAACATCGATCACTCGACCTCGCAGCACGCGGCGATCGTGTCGGCGATCCTGGCCGGGAGACCGGATGCCGCCCACGCGGCGATGCGGGATCACCTGGCCGGGTCGGAGGCCTTGCTGCGCGGGTTCCTGGCGTAG
- a CDS encoding 3-oxoacyl-ACP reductase, with protein sequence MTIDLTQRLGGRVAIVTGGASGIGLATARRFAAEGARVVIADLDETTGTAAAAEVGGVFRQVNVADEVSVDALFDGVAADLGSVDIAFNNAGISPADDDSIETTELPAWDRVQDVNLKSVYLCSRAALRHMVPAGRGSIINTASFVALLGSATSQISYTASKGGVLAMTRELGVQFARQGIRVNALCPGPVNTPLLQELFAKDPERAQRRLVHVPMGRFAEPDEMAAAVAFLASDDASFITATAFVVDGGITNAYVTPL encoded by the coding sequence ATGACCATCGACCTCACCCAGCGTCTCGGCGGCCGCGTCGCCATCGTCACGGGCGGCGCGAGCGGCATCGGCCTCGCCACCGCGCGCCGCTTCGCCGCGGAAGGCGCGCGCGTCGTGATCGCCGACCTCGACGAGACCACCGGCACCGCGGCCGCCGCCGAGGTCGGCGGCGTCTTCCGTCAGGTCAACGTGGCCGACGAGGTATCGGTCGACGCCCTCTTCGACGGCGTGGCCGCCGACCTCGGCAGCGTCGACATCGCGTTCAACAACGCCGGCATCTCGCCCGCCGACGACGACTCGATCGAGACGACCGAGCTGCCCGCGTGGGACCGCGTGCAAGACGTCAACCTGAAGAGCGTCTACCTCTGCTCGCGCGCCGCCCTGCGGCACATGGTGCCCGCCGGTCGGGGATCGATCATCAACACGGCGTCGTTCGTGGCGCTGCTCGGCTCGGCGACCTCGCAGATCTCGTACACGGCGTCGAAGGGCGGCGTGCTCGCCATGACCCGCGAGCTCGGCGTGCAGTTCGCCCGCCAGGGCATCCGCGTGAACGCCCTGTGCCCCGGACCCGTCAACACCCCGCTGCTGCAGGAGCTGTTCGCCAAAGACCCCGAGCGGGCGCAGCGTCGGCTCGTGCACGTGCCGATGGGGAGGTTCGCGGAGCCCGACGAGATGGCCGCGGCGGTGGCCTTCCTGGCATCCGACGACGCGTCGTTCATCACCGCGACGGCGTTCGTCGTCGACGGGGGAATCACCAACGCCTACGTCACGCCCCTGTGA
- a CDS encoding aldehyde dehydrogenase, translating into MSTFTVTDPSNGSPITTLERADLAQVDAAVADAVRAQRAWSSLAPVARADALRSFARVVEAHVDELAALEVKNSGHPIGSARWEAQHVAQVLNYYAGAPERLIGSQIPVAGGLDVTYHEPYGVVGIIVPWNFPMTIAAWGFAPALAAGNAVVLKPAELTPLTAIRLGELALEAGLPEGLFRVVVGSGSVVGQRFVSHPDVHKVVFTGSTEVGTEVAAGCARMLKPVTLELGGKSANLVFADADLEKAAAGVPGSVFDNAGQDCCARSRLLVQRSVFDRFLELLEPAVSAWKVGDPTREDTQMGPLISASHRSSVQGFLDGADVAFRGSAPEGDGFWFAPAVVLAQPGDRVAREEVFGPVLAVMPFDDEADAIRLANDSAYGLAGSIWTESLGRGIRVSRAVRSGVLSVNSHSSVRYSTPFGGMKASGLGRELGPDAAEHFTEVKNVFYATE; encoded by the coding sequence ATGAGCACGTTCACCGTCACCGACCCCTCGAACGGGTCGCCGATCACCACGCTCGAGCGCGCCGATCTCGCCCAGGTGGATGCCGCCGTCGCCGACGCCGTGCGCGCTCAGCGCGCGTGGTCATCCCTCGCCCCCGTCGCCCGCGCCGACGCGCTGCGGTCGTTCGCCCGGGTCGTCGAGGCGCACGTCGACGAGCTCGCCGCGCTCGAGGTGAAGAACTCGGGCCACCCGATCGGCTCGGCCCGCTGGGAGGCGCAGCACGTCGCGCAGGTGCTCAACTACTACGCCGGGGCGCCGGAACGCCTGATCGGGTCGCAGATCCCGGTCGCCGGAGGGCTCGACGTGACCTACCACGAGCCCTACGGCGTGGTCGGGATCATCGTGCCGTGGAACTTCCCCATGACCATCGCCGCCTGGGGTTTCGCGCCGGCGCTCGCCGCGGGCAACGCCGTCGTGCTCAAGCCGGCCGAGCTCACCCCGCTGACGGCGATCCGGCTCGGCGAGCTGGCGCTCGAGGCCGGGCTGCCCGAGGGTCTCTTCCGCGTCGTGGTCGGCTCGGGCTCGGTCGTGGGCCAGCGCTTCGTCTCGCACCCCGACGTGCATAAGGTCGTCTTCACCGGCTCGACCGAGGTCGGCACCGAGGTTGCCGCCGGGTGCGCGCGAATGCTCAAACCGGTGACCCTCGAGCTCGGCGGCAAGAGCGCGAACCTCGTCTTCGCCGACGCCGACCTCGAGAAGGCGGCGGCCGGCGTCCCGGGCTCCGTGTTCGACAACGCGGGGCAGGACTGCTGCGCCCGCAGCCGCCTGCTCGTGCAGCGGAGCGTCTTCGACCGGTTCCTCGAGTTGCTCGAACCGGCCGTGTCGGCCTGGAAGGTCGGCGACCCGACGCGGGAGGACACCCAGATGGGGCCGCTCATCTCGGCCTCGCACCGCTCCAGCGTGCAGGGCTTCCTCGACGGGGCCGACGTGGCGTTCCGGGGATCCGCGCCCGAGGGCGACGGCTTCTGGTTCGCTCCGGCCGTGGTGCTGGCGCAGCCCGGCGACCGCGTCGCCCGCGAGGAGGTGTTCGGCCCCGTCCTGGCCGTGATGCCCTTCGACGACGAGGCGGATGCCATCCGACTCGCCAACGACAGCGCGTACGGCCTCGCGGGCTCGATCTGGACCGAGAGCCTGGGCCGTGGCATCCGGGTGTCCCGCGCCGTCCGCAGCGGCGTGCTGTCGGTGAACTCGCACTCCTCGGTGCGGTACTCGACGCCCTTCGGCGGCATGAAGGCGTCGGGCCTCGGTCGCGAGCTGGGTCCCGATGCCGCCGAGCACTTCACCGAGGTGAAGAACGTGTTCTACGCCACCGAGTGA
- a CDS encoding gamma-glutamyl-gamma-aminobutyrate hydrolase family protein → MVSSASDSTRTPVVGLTTYLERAKQGVWDVRASFLPQQYFDSVTASGASAVLLPPQPRPERAAAAVLDGLDGLILTGGLDVQPELYGAERHPLTDPARADRDAWELALLAGARERGIPIFGICRGLQLLNVALGGTLHQHLPEALGTERYRVGGGVFAENVVEVDASTRLAGLVGAGALTVHSYHHQGVDRLGAGLRVTARTDDGLVQAVEAEGDDYLVAVQWHPEENAEDRRLFLGLVAAAAAYRAARSGTDISNSEHQGALA, encoded by the coding sequence GTGGTTTCGAGCGCCTCTGATTCGACCCGGACACCCGTCGTCGGGCTCACGACCTATCTGGAGCGAGCGAAGCAGGGCGTGTGGGACGTGCGGGCATCGTTCCTGCCGCAGCAGTACTTCGACTCCGTCACCGCCTCGGGGGCCAGCGCCGTGCTGCTGCCGCCGCAGCCGCGCCCCGAGCGGGCGGCCGCCGCCGTGCTCGACGGGCTCGACGGCCTCATCCTCACCGGGGGCCTCGACGTGCAGCCCGAGCTCTACGGCGCCGAACGTCACCCGCTCACCGACCCGGCGCGCGCAGACCGCGACGCCTGGGAACTCGCACTCCTCGCGGGGGCGCGGGAGCGCGGCATCCCCATCTTCGGCATCTGCCGGGGGCTGCAACTTCTCAACGTCGCCCTCGGCGGCACGCTCCACCAGCACCTCCCCGAGGCCCTCGGCACCGAGCGGTACCGCGTGGGCGGAGGCGTCTTCGCCGAGAACGTCGTCGAGGTGGATGCCTCGACCCGACTCGCCGGTCTCGTCGGCGCCGGAGCGCTCACCGTCCACAGCTACCACCACCAGGGCGTCGACCGGCTGGGCGCGGGCCTGCGGGTGACGGCGCGCACCGACGACGGACTCGTGCAGGCCGTCGAGGCCGAGGGCGACGACTACCTCGTCGCCGTCCAGTGGCATCCCGAGGAGAACGCCGAAGACCGGCGGCTGTTCCTGGGACTCGTCGCCGCGGCGGCGGCGTATCGCGCCGCGCGTTCCGGCACCGACATCTCCAACTCCGAGCACCAGGGAGCTCTCGCATGA